A stretch of Megalobrama amblycephala isolate DHTTF-2021 linkage group LG14, ASM1881202v1, whole genome shotgun sequence DNA encodes these proteins:
- the LOC125245923 gene encoding gastrula zinc finger protein XlCGF49.1-like, with protein sequence MTSAQKSAKKPGTRSNFTCSQCGKSFRQHGKLKVHMRIHNEESSFTCQQCGKCFNRKENLNYHMSIHTGEKTFTCSYCGRRFNRKGNLTSHMRIHSGVKAYKCPHCGRSFTHRPTLNAHMRIHTGEKPFTCPQCGKSFTQKGNLNIHMRIHTREKPFTCLQCEESFTYQRDLKRHLQTHSGNNLQGSSVWQEVCKIEQFQKSLVH encoded by the coding sequence ATGACTTCCGCACAAAAAAGTGCTAAAAAGCCAGGAACTAGAAGTAATTTCacatgctctcagtgtggaaagagtttcagacaaCATGGAAagcttaaagtccacatgagaattcacaatgAAGAGAGttctttcacctgccaacagtgtggaaaatgtTTCAACAGAAAAGAAAACCTCAATTACCACATGAgcattcacactggagagaagacTTTTACCTGCAGTTATTGTGGAAGACGTTTCAACAGAAAAGGAAACCTTACAAGCCACATGAGAATACATTCTGGGGTGAAGGCTTACAAATGTCCTCATTGTGGAAGGAGTTTTACACATAGACCAACTCTTAAtgcccacatgagaattcacactggagaaaagcctttcacatgccctcaatgtggaaagagtttcactcaaaaaggaaaccttaacattcacatgagaattcacactagaGAGAAACCTTTCACTTGTCTTCagtgtgaagagagtttcacgTATCAAAGAGACCTGAAAAGGCATTTGCAAACTCATTCTGGAAATAATTTGCAAGGTTCCTCAGTGTGGCAAGAGGTTTGCAAAATAGAACAATTTCAAAAATCACTTGTGCATTGA